A single Oryza brachyantha chromosome 8, ObraRS2, whole genome shotgun sequence DNA region contains:
- the LOC102701095 gene encoding protein EMSY-LIKE 3 isoform X2: protein MDYNPVDSSGTDDDLPPSYQNRGVRGGGRVSGNGRDIVSAVPYNRTQPQTDMETQIHQLEQDAYCSVLRAFKAQSDAISWEKEGLITELRKELRVSDKEHRELLNRVNGDDIIQRIREWRETKSGHQADMVNNTQRSHDRIPSPTTSARKRQKTSQSIPSSSVPAPSPAVHSQALTAPMQPLSSATKKVAPSGTKGKKTKPGQKLPGGSAVKTMSSAGPSGRGPVMNKNPSGGLPPEPISVNPLIGRKVMTRWPDDNSFYEATITDYDPQLDRYALVYDINTPDETWEWVDFKEMAPEDIRWEGGDPGIIQQGRGASVHGGKKSSNRNGPMTGAGRGSRGPQKNTSRKDFPPSQNGVGKKSSDCIEILHTETLIKEVERVFSASNPDPLEMEKAKKVLKEHEQSLIDAIGRLAEASDGESDERAQPLQHNRGWRNHHGGNYANDITIDGHMLGDADAL from the exons ATGGATTACAACCCCGTGGACAGCAGCG GAACTGATGATGATCTTCCACCATCATATCAGAACAGAGGTGTAAGAGGTGGTGGGCGTGTTAGTGGTAATGGGAGAGATATTGTTAGTGCTGTTCCatataatagaactcagccaCAGACAGATATGGAAACACAAATTCATCAGCTTGAACAAGATGCGTATTGTTCTGTTCTTCGTGCATTTAAAGCACAATCTGACGCTATTTCATGG GAAAAGGAAGGTCTTATAACTGAACTTAGAAAGGAGCTAAGAGTGTCTGACAAAGAGCACAGAGAATTGTTAAACAGAGTGAATGGTGACGATATCATTCAAAGAATAAG GGAATGGAGAGAAACAAAATCTGGGCATCAGGCAGATATGGTGAACAATACTCAGCGTTCACATGACCGCATTCCCAGCCCTACCACCTCTGCTCGCAAGAGGCAAAAGACATCACAATCCATCCCTTCATCATCTGTACCTGCACCATCGCCTGCTGTGCATTCACAGGCACTAACTGCACCAATGCAACCATTGTCTTCTGCAACAAAAAAAGTAGCTCCATCAGGCACAAAAGGCAAAAAGACTAAGCCA GGTCAGAAGTTACCAGGTGGCTCTGCAGTCAAGACCATGTCTTCTGCTGGTCCCAGTGGCAGGGGACCTGTTATGAATAAGAACCCATCAGGTGGTCTTCCTCCTGAACCAATATCAGTAAATCCATTAATCGGACGTAAGGTCATGACTCGGTGGCCCGATGATAATAGCTTTTATGAGGCAACAATAACTGATTATGATCCACAACTG GATCGGTATGCATTGGTTTATGACATAAATACACCAGATGAAACCTGGGAGTGGGTTGACTTTAAAGAG atggcacctgaAGATATTAGATGGGAAGGTGGTGACCCTGGAATAATCCAGCAAGGCCGTGGTGCTTCTGTTCATGGCGGTAAGAAGTCAAGCAACCGTAATGGCCCCATGACAGGTGCTGGAAGGGGGAGCAGAGGGCCGCAGAAGAACACATCAAGGAAAGACTTTCCACCTTCACAAAATGGTGTTGGGAAGAAAAGCTCGGATTGCATAGAAATACTCCATACAGAGACACTAATAAAGGAG GTGGAGCGGGTTTTCAGTGCAAGCAACCCTGACCCGCTTGAAATGGAGAAGGCAAAGAAAGTGCTCAAG GAGCATGAACAATCTTTGATCGATGCAATTGGAAGACTTGCTGAGGCATCAGATGGTGAAAGTG ATGAACGGGCACAACCCTTACAACACAACCGTGGATGGAGAAACCATCATGGTGGAAACTATGCAAATGATATTACTATCGATGGTCACATGCTTGGGGATGCTGATGCCCTGTAA
- the LOC102701095 gene encoding protein EMSY-LIKE 3 isoform X1: MDYNPVDSSGTDDDLPPSYQNRGVRGGGRVSGNGRDIVSAVPYNRTQPQTDMETQIHQLEQDAYCSVLRAFKAQSDAISWEKEGLITELRKELRVSDKEHRELLNRVNGDDIIQRIREWRETKSGHQADMVNNTQRSHDRIPSPTTSARKRQKTSQSIPSSSVPAPSPAVHSQALTAPMQPLSSATKKVAPSGTKGKKTKPGQKLPGGSAVKTMSSAGPSGRGPVMNKNPSGGLPPEPISVNPLIGRKVMTRWPDDNSFYEATITDYDPQLDRYALVYDINTPDETWEWVDFKEMAPEDIRWEGGDPGIIQQGRGASVHGGKKSSNRNGPMTGAGRGSRGPQKNTSRKDFPPSQNGVGKKSSDCIEILHTETLIKEVERVFSASNPDPLEMEKAKKVLKEHEQSLIDAIGRLAEASDGESADERAQPLQHNRGWRNHHGGNYANDITIDGHMLGDADAL, from the exons ATGGATTACAACCCCGTGGACAGCAGCG GAACTGATGATGATCTTCCACCATCATATCAGAACAGAGGTGTAAGAGGTGGTGGGCGTGTTAGTGGTAATGGGAGAGATATTGTTAGTGCTGTTCCatataatagaactcagccaCAGACAGATATGGAAACACAAATTCATCAGCTTGAACAAGATGCGTATTGTTCTGTTCTTCGTGCATTTAAAGCACAATCTGACGCTATTTCATGG GAAAAGGAAGGTCTTATAACTGAACTTAGAAAGGAGCTAAGAGTGTCTGACAAAGAGCACAGAGAATTGTTAAACAGAGTGAATGGTGACGATATCATTCAAAGAATAAG GGAATGGAGAGAAACAAAATCTGGGCATCAGGCAGATATGGTGAACAATACTCAGCGTTCACATGACCGCATTCCCAGCCCTACCACCTCTGCTCGCAAGAGGCAAAAGACATCACAATCCATCCCTTCATCATCTGTACCTGCACCATCGCCTGCTGTGCATTCACAGGCACTAACTGCACCAATGCAACCATTGTCTTCTGCAACAAAAAAAGTAGCTCCATCAGGCACAAAAGGCAAAAAGACTAAGCCA GGTCAGAAGTTACCAGGTGGCTCTGCAGTCAAGACCATGTCTTCTGCTGGTCCCAGTGGCAGGGGACCTGTTATGAATAAGAACCCATCAGGTGGTCTTCCTCCTGAACCAATATCAGTAAATCCATTAATCGGACGTAAGGTCATGACTCGGTGGCCCGATGATAATAGCTTTTATGAGGCAACAATAACTGATTATGATCCACAACTG GATCGGTATGCATTGGTTTATGACATAAATACACCAGATGAAACCTGGGAGTGGGTTGACTTTAAAGAG atggcacctgaAGATATTAGATGGGAAGGTGGTGACCCTGGAATAATCCAGCAAGGCCGTGGTGCTTCTGTTCATGGCGGTAAGAAGTCAAGCAACCGTAATGGCCCCATGACAGGTGCTGGAAGGGGGAGCAGAGGGCCGCAGAAGAACACATCAAGGAAAGACTTTCCACCTTCACAAAATGGTGTTGGGAAGAAAAGCTCGGATTGCATAGAAATACTCCATACAGAGACACTAATAAAGGAG GTGGAGCGGGTTTTCAGTGCAAGCAACCCTGACCCGCTTGAAATGGAGAAGGCAAAGAAAGTGCTCAAG GAGCATGAACAATCTTTGATCGATGCAATTGGAAGACTTGCTGAGGCATCAGATGGTGAAAGTG CAGATGAACGGGCACAACCCTTACAACACAACCGTGGATGGAGAAACCATCATGGTGGAAACTATGCAAATGATATTACTATCGATGGTCACATGCTTGGGGATGCTGATGCCCTGTAA